A genomic window from Salvia hispanica cultivar TCC Black 2014 chromosome 5, UniMelb_Shisp_WGS_1.0, whole genome shotgun sequence includes:
- the LOC125186216 gene encoding cytochrome P450 71A6-like: MVALSHLLAVILSASIFLFFLNRWRRSSSPKPQGRLPPSPPRLPLLGNLHQLGSAFHKSIQSLSLRYGPLMLLHFGKVPVLIASSAEAAREIMKHQDLIFSNRPKLSIASRLFYNNRDVAFAPYGEYWRQNRSICVLHLLSSKRVQSYRHVREEETSLMVEKIRELGASSKPVNMNALIQSLTNDVISRVAMGKKYGLGSDTREIYHEFGLLLSIVPLWEYIPCLSWTRRFDGLDKRVERVAEEMDKFLESVLQEHRVRDRREGDGGDLDFVDILLDFQRENATRSPIEDDSIKGIVLDMFAAGTDTSFTTLEWAMSELIRNPKVMKTLQNEVREVAGSKEEINEQDLDKMPYLKAVLKENLRMHPPVPVLSPRELIKDTKVLGYDVAYGTRVMINVGAISKDPSLWENAEEFRPERFLETSKDFRGLHFEFIPFGAGRRGCPGTTFAVAVIELALAKLVHKFDFTLPNGAKMEELDMSESNAIIVHKKSPLIVVATPHVC, encoded by the exons ATGGTTGCTCTCTCACATTTGTTGGCTGTGATACTCTCCGCCTccatcttcctcttcttcctcaacaGATGGCGCCGCAGCAGCTCCCCGAAGCCCCAGGGAAGGCTGCCGCCTTCTCCCCCAAGGCTCCCGCTCCTCGGAAACCTCCACCAGCTGGGCTCAGCCTTCCACAAATCCATCCAGTCACTCTCCCTCCGCTACGGCCCCCTCATGCTGCTCCATTTCGGCAAGGTTCCCGTCCTCATCGCCTCCTCGGCTGAGGCGGCGCGTGAGATCATGAAACACCAGGACCTGATCTTCTCAAACCGGCCCAAACTCAGCATCGCGAGCCGGCTGTTCTACAACAACCGGGACGTGGCGTTTGCGCCGTATGGAGAGTATTGGCGGCAAAACCGCAGCATATGCGTGCTTCATCTGCTGAGCAGCAAAAGGGTTCAGTCCTATCGCCACGTGAGGGAGGAAGAGACATCCCTCATGGTGGAGAAAATCAGAGAATTGGGTGCTTCTTCAAAGCCCGTGAACATGAACGCCCTCATTCAGTCTCTGACGAATGATGTGATTAGTAGGGTGGCGATGGGGAAGAAGTATGGTTTGGGAAGTGATACCAGGGAGATTTATCATGAGTTTGGGCTGCTGTTGTCGATTGTACCTTTGTGGGAGTACATTCCATGCTTGAGTTGGACTAGAAGGTTTGATGGTTTGGATAAGAGAGTAGAAAGAGTGGCTGAGGAGATGGATAAGTTTCTGGAATCTGTGCTTCAAGAACATAGGGTTAGAGATAGGAGAGAGGGTGATGGTGGTGATCTGGATTTTGTGGACATATTGCTTGATTTTCAGAGAGAGAATGCAACTCGCAGCCCTATCGAAGATGACTCTATCAAAGGCATTGTTTTG GATATGTTTGCTGCTGGAACTGATACTTCATTCACAACGCTTGAGTGGGCGATGTCGGAGCTGATACGAAATCCAAAAGTTATGAAAACTTTGCAAAATGAAGTGAGAGAAGTAGCTGGAAGCAAGGAAGAGATTAATGAGCAAGACTTGGATAAAATGCCTTATCTGAAAGCAGTGTTGAAGGAGAATCTAAGGATGCATCCACCGGTTCCAGTGCTAAGCCCTcgtgaattaattaaagacACAAAAGTATTGGGCTATGACGTTGCATATGGTACGCGTGTGATGATTAATGTTGGGGCTATTTCAAAGGACCCGTCACTGTGGGAAAATGCTGAGGAATTTCGTCCGGAGAGGTTCCTTGAGACGAGCAAAGACTTTAGAGGTCTGCATTTTGAGTTTATTCCATTCGGGGCAGGTAGGAGGGGCTGCCCTGGTACTACATTCGCAGTGGCGGTGATTGAGCTTGCATTAGCCAAGTTGGTACACAAGTTTGACTTCACATTGCCTAATGGAGCAAAAATGGAGGAGTTAGATATGAGTGAATCTAATGCAATCATAGTTCATAAAAAGTCTCCTTTAATTGTTGTAGCTACTCCACATGTTTGTTAG